From one Microlunatus sp. Gsoil 973 genomic stretch:
- a CDS encoding copper transporter — MINFRYHIVSLMAVFLALAVGITLGVTLVSGEANKGLAAQAEQDRRQVQTYREQLQQLQQLDKYRDAYASQIGNEVTAGLLVGVPVAVVAMPDAPRGVIGNVEDAVAGAGGTIASVTNVDPQVFDPSQRQQVLAALAPYNNEFDQNDPPAVRLGKVLARSLLSREVGNSDQSAIDMGNALNGKLINLDRRSDEAARLVLVITAAASDPPLTADTLNRHVAFDVALADGSQGLVVAGPNSTGIDATDVATVRSDVSSRDLLSTVDVVDLPSGVSTVIMAGAEQLAGGQGHYGFHNSSDAPAPQLPIK; from the coding sequence TTGATCAACTTCCGCTATCACATCGTCTCGCTGATGGCGGTGTTCCTGGCGTTGGCGGTCGGGATCACGCTCGGGGTCACCTTGGTCAGCGGGGAGGCGAACAAGGGACTGGCCGCCCAGGCCGAACAGGATCGCAGACAGGTCCAGACCTATCGTGAGCAACTGCAGCAACTCCAGCAGTTGGACAAGTACCGCGACGCCTACGCCAGCCAGATCGGCAACGAGGTGACCGCAGGACTGCTGGTCGGCGTCCCGGTCGCCGTCGTCGCGATGCCCGATGCGCCGCGCGGCGTGATCGGGAACGTCGAGGACGCGGTAGCCGGAGCCGGCGGCACGATCGCCTCGGTGACCAACGTCGACCCGCAGGTCTTCGACCCCAGCCAGCGGCAGCAGGTGCTGGCGGCGCTGGCGCCGTACAACAACGAGTTCGACCAGAACGACCCGCCGGCGGTCCGGCTGGGCAAGGTGCTGGCCCGGTCGCTGCTCTCCCGGGAGGTCGGCAACAGCGACCAGTCGGCGATCGACATGGGCAACGCACTGAACGGAAAGTTGATCAACCTGGACCGACGCAGCGACGAGGCGGCCCGACTGGTTCTGGTGATCACCGCGGCGGCCTCCGACCCGCCGTTGACAGCGGACACCCTCAACCGGCATGTCGCCTTCGACGTCGCCCTGGCCGACGGCAGCCAGGGCCTGGTGGTCGCCGGCCCGAACAGCACGGGCATCGACGCCACCGACGTCGCGACGGTGCGGTCCGACGTCAGCAGCCGCGACCTGTTGAGCACCGTCGACGTTGTCGACCTGCCCAGCGGGGTCAGTACCGTGATCATGGCCGGCGCCGAGCAGTTGGCGGGTGGTCAGGGTCACTACGGCTTCCACAACAGCAGTGACGCGCCGGCACCGCAACTGCCGATCAAATGA
- the steA gene encoding putative cytokinetic ring protein SteA, which produces MKLPTLLRRHAPSADLGGVVRLDRRTKNLTKRIRPGEIAIIDHQDLDRVSAEALVDRGVAAVVNVAPTVSGRYPTFGPQILLDAGIPLIDRADRRLFDSLTDGDRVLLDGGSVLTADHQIVGKGELLDQQTLDSQLAGAQAGLSDQILAFTENTMNYLREEKDLLLEGVGVPDVRTVFEGRQVLIVVRGYDYREDLAALRSYITETRPLLIGVDGGADALLEAGYVPDIILGDMDSCSDAALHCGAELVVHAYRDGRAPGLDRIEREKLDAVVFPVLGTSEDAAMLLADSKGAQLIVAVGTHASLVEFLDKGRSGMASTFLTRLRVGPKLVDAKGVSRIYRSEVRAWQVLLLVLSALVALITAMAFTDFGRQVGDLLLARWNDVVYWVKELFT; this is translated from the coding sequence ATGAAACTCCCGACCCTGTTGCGCCGTCACGCGCCCTCCGCCGATCTCGGGGGAGTGGTCCGCCTCGACCGACGCACCAAGAACCTCACCAAGCGGATCCGACCCGGTGAGATCGCGATCATCGATCATCAGGACCTGGACCGGGTCAGTGCCGAGGCGCTCGTCGATCGCGGGGTGGCTGCCGTGGTCAACGTGGCACCGACGGTGTCCGGGCGTTATCCGACCTTCGGTCCGCAGATCCTGCTGGACGCCGGAATCCCGCTGATCGACCGGGCCGACCGGAGGTTGTTCGACTCTCTCACCGACGGCGATCGGGTGCTGCTGGACGGTGGCTCGGTGCTGACCGCCGACCATCAGATCGTCGGAAAGGGTGAGCTGCTGGACCAGCAGACGCTCGACTCCCAGCTGGCGGGCGCACAGGCCGGGCTCAGTGACCAGATCTTGGCGTTCACCGAGAACACGATGAACTACCTCCGCGAGGAGAAGGACCTGCTGCTGGAGGGCGTCGGCGTTCCCGACGTCCGGACCGTCTTCGAGGGACGGCAGGTCCTGATCGTGGTCCGCGGCTACGACTACCGGGAGGACCTGGCGGCGCTGCGGTCCTACATCACCGAGACCCGGCCGCTGTTGATCGGTGTCGACGGCGGCGCGGATGCGCTGCTGGAAGCGGGCTACGTGCCCGACATCATCCTCGGCGACATGGATTCCTGCAGCGACGCGGCGTTGCACTGCGGCGCGGAACTGGTGGTCCACGCCTACCGGGACGGCAGGGCACCCGGCCTCGACCGGATCGAACGCGAGAAGCTCGACGCCGTCGTCTTTCCGGTGCTCGGCACCAGCGAGGACGCGGCGATGCTGCTGGCCGACTCCAAAGGAGCCCAGTTGATCGTCGCCGTGGGGACCCACGCATCGTTGGTGGAGTTCTTGGACAAGGGGCGGTCGGGCATGGCCTCGACCTTCCTGACCCGGCTCCGGGTCGGGCCGAAGCTGGTCGATGCCAAGGGCGTGTCCCGGATCTATCGCAGCGAGGTGCGGGCATGGCAGGTGTTGCTGCTGGTGCTGTCGGCGCTGGTCGCATTGATCACCGCGATGGCCTTCACCGACTTCGGCCGGCAGGTCGGTGACCTGCTGTTGGCCCGCTGGAACGACGTCGTCTACTGGGTGAAGGAACTGTTCACTTGA
- a CDS encoding polysaccharide deacetylase family protein, with the protein MNPDTRRRVALQVGRVAGSAAALWTANTFPAISSAGSLRAALAPTTTGIGRPGQVAFTFDDGPDPSSTPQFLDLLARRGVRATFFLLGFMVRRAPGLAADIAAAGHDIGVHGDLHRNLLFRDPVSTVADITAAHELIAETTGTRPRWYRPPYGILTTSAVLAAARLGMRPVLWSSWGRDWTARATPESVRRTVGRRLTGGATILLHDADCTSAPGSWRSTLGALPALLDDSAEQGWQPVTLTDHLTPLRPTATRERSLEPGRDRVGDRPEAGL; encoded by the coding sequence ATGAACCCGGACACTAGGCGCCGGGTCGCGCTGCAGGTCGGCCGAGTGGCCGGTTCCGCGGCCGCGCTCTGGACGGCCAACACCTTTCCGGCAATCAGCTCCGCCGGATCGCTCCGGGCGGCACTGGCACCGACGACGACGGGGATCGGCCGGCCAGGGCAGGTCGCCTTCACATTCGACGATGGTCCCGATCCGTCCTCAACGCCACAGTTCCTCGACCTGCTGGCCAGGCGCGGCGTCCGAGCGACCTTCTTCCTGCTCGGATTCATGGTGCGCCGGGCACCGGGGCTCGCCGCCGACATCGCCGCCGCCGGCCATGACATCGGGGTGCACGGCGACCTGCACCGGAACCTGCTGTTCCGCGACCCGGTGTCGACCGTCGCGGACATCACCGCCGCACACGAGCTGATCGCCGAGACGACCGGGACCCGGCCGCGGTGGTACCGGCCGCCGTACGGCATCCTGACCACCTCGGCTGTGCTGGCCGCCGCCCGCCTCGGCATGCGGCCGGTGCTGTGGAGCAGTTGGGGCAGGGACTGGACCGCGCGCGCGACACCCGAATCGGTCCGCCGTACGGTAGGTCGACGGCTGACCGGTGGGGCCACCATCCTGTTGCATGACGCCGACTGCACGTCGGCGCCGGGATCGTGGCGCTCGACGCTGGGCGCGCTACCGGCGCTGCTGGACGACAGCGCGGAGCAGGGGTGGCAACCAGTGACCTTGACCGATCATCTGACACCGCTGCGACCGACCGCCACCCGGGAACGGAGTCTGGAGCCGGGTCGGGATCGGGTCGGCGACCGACCCGAGGCCGGGTTGTGA
- the recN gene encoding DNA repair protein RecN has product MLAELRITDLGVISEATLDLDPGLTVVTGETGAGKTMIVSGIALLLGSRADAGAVRTGAERARIEGVFRLPQRSAAVGEAVAEAGGSVEDDELLVARHLTAAGRSRAYLGGAQVPAATCGDLVAELVTVHGQSEQVRLGRSDRQREILDRFAGPKLATVLTSYGVDYTERRRTAAELDELRRSAQRRAREIDLLRFGLEEIGAVQPQPGEDETLAAEASRLQAADDLQIAATTAMVAIAGDEDDPNASLGAADALSAIGIARKAAEQLAGLDADAAGLSQRIAEVGYLLSDLAGDLSRYLAGLESSPGRLEEVAARRSQLAQLTRKYGTTVDEVLAWSADADRQLGELETGDERIEELQVRLAELDTRLADQAGSITRLRTTAARRLSRLVLAELAALAMPHARLEFAIAPTEPGPYGRDQVELLFSANPGTEPRNLARVASGGELSRVRLALEVVLAGDDAGGTFVFDEVDAGVGGKVAVEIGRRLAALARHSQVIVVTHLAQVAAFADRHYVVAKADDGQVTTSGVSRVTNAERAAELARMMAGLDKTESSIAHAEELLELASRAAPGRRS; this is encoded by the coding sequence ATGCTCGCGGAGCTGCGGATCACCGATCTCGGAGTGATCAGTGAGGCGACGCTCGACCTCGACCCCGGGCTGACCGTGGTGACCGGTGAGACCGGTGCGGGCAAGACCATGATCGTCAGCGGCATCGCCCTGCTGCTGGGCAGCCGCGCCGACGCCGGCGCCGTACGGACCGGCGCTGAGCGCGCCCGGATCGAAGGCGTCTTCCGGCTTCCGCAGCGGTCCGCTGCCGTCGGTGAGGCCGTCGCCGAAGCGGGCGGCAGTGTGGAGGACGACGAACTGTTGGTGGCCAGGCATCTGACTGCCGCCGGACGTAGCCGGGCCTATCTGGGCGGCGCGCAGGTACCCGCGGCGACCTGTGGCGACCTGGTCGCCGAACTGGTCACCGTGCACGGCCAGTCCGAGCAGGTCCGGCTCGGCAGATCCGACCGGCAGCGGGAGATCCTCGACCGCTTCGCCGGGCCGAAACTGGCGACCGTGCTTACCTCCTACGGCGTGGACTACACCGAGCGGCGGCGGACCGCTGCGGAACTGGACGAGCTGCGTCGCAGCGCCCAACGACGTGCCCGCGAGATCGACCTGCTGCGCTTCGGCCTGGAGGAGATCGGTGCGGTCCAGCCGCAACCGGGCGAGGACGAGACGCTGGCCGCCGAAGCGTCCCGGCTGCAGGCCGCCGACGATCTGCAGATCGCAGCGACGACCGCGATGGTCGCGATCGCCGGTGACGAGGACGATCCGAACGCCTCGTTGGGTGCCGCGGACGCCCTTTCCGCCATCGGCATCGCGCGCAAGGCCGCCGAACAGCTTGCCGGGCTGGATGCCGACGCCGCGGGCCTTTCCCAGCGGATCGCTGAGGTCGGCTACCTGCTCAGCGATCTGGCCGGCGACCTGAGCCGCTATCTGGCCGGCCTGGAGAGTTCGCCCGGCCGGCTGGAGGAGGTCGCCGCCCGCCGTTCCCAACTCGCCCAACTCACCCGCAAGTACGGCACGACCGTCGACGAGGTGCTCGCCTGGAGCGCCGACGCCGACCGGCAGCTCGGCGAACTGGAGACCGGCGACGAGCGGATCGAGGAACTCCAGGTCCGGCTCGCCGAACTCGATACCCGCCTGGCCGACCAGGCCGGCAGCATCACCAGACTCCGTACCACTGCTGCCAGGAGACTCAGCAGACTCGTCCTTGCCGAGCTGGCGGCCCTGGCCATGCCCCACGCCCGGCTGGAATTCGCCATTGCACCCACCGAGCCGGGCCCGTACGGCCGGGACCAGGTCGAACTGTTGTTCAGTGCCAATCCCGGTACCGAGCCGCGCAATCTTGCCCGGGTCGCCTCCGGCGGTGAGCTGTCCCGGGTAAGGCTGGCACTCGAGGTCGTGCTGGCCGGCGACGATGCGGGTGGCACCTTCGTCTTCGACGAGGTCGACGCCGGCGTGGGCGGCAAGGTCGCGGTCGAGATCGGACGCCGACTGGCGGCCCTGGCCAGGCATTCCCAGGTGATCGTCGTCACCCATCTGGCCCAGGTCGCGGCCTTCGCCGACCGGCACTACGTCGTCGCCAAGGCCGACGACGGGCAGGTCACCACCAGCGGCGTCAGCCGGGTCACGAATGCCGAACGGGCGGCCGAACTTGCCAGGATGATGGCCGGGCTGGACAAGACCGAGTCCTCGATCGCACACGCCGAGGAGTTGCTCGAACTGGCCTCCCGCGCAGCGCCGGGGCGCCGTTCCTGA
- a CDS encoding NAD kinase, whose amino-acid sequence MPGVVRRVAVLTHTGRDEAIKAASRLISGLSSAGIVCALPPADITNLGLGTAHPGIEVLPEADPVVGLGGTAAGIELIVVLGGDGTILRGAEWVMAADIPLLGVNLGHVGFLAEAESSEIDLIVESVVNRTYRVEERSTIDVRILDGEHLLWSSFAINEVTIEKAARERMLELMVEIDGRPLSRWSCDGVLVSTPTGSTAYAFSAGGPVIWPGVDAMLVVPLSAHALFARPMVLSPRSRVLIEMLDGMAPEAVVWCDGRRSTILRRGMRVEVVQGRHRLRLARLSEAPFTDRLVHKFGLRVEGWRGAAQLRHQAARDAAARSPEAGRTSDGRESGQPDGQDG is encoded by the coding sequence ATGCCGGGTGTGGTCCGTCGGGTCGCCGTGCTCACCCACACCGGACGCGACGAGGCGATCAAGGCTGCCAGCCGGTTGATCAGCGGGCTGTCGAGCGCGGGGATCGTCTGCGCGCTCCCGCCCGCCGACATCACCAATCTCGGGCTGGGCACGGCTCATCCCGGCATCGAGGTGCTTCCCGAGGCCGATCCGGTCGTCGGACTGGGTGGTACCGCAGCAGGCATCGAACTCATCGTGGTCCTCGGCGGAGACGGCACGATCCTGCGCGGTGCCGAATGGGTGATGGCCGCCGACATTCCGCTGCTCGGGGTGAACCTCGGTCACGTCGGATTCCTGGCCGAGGCCGAATCCAGCGAGATCGACCTGATCGTCGAATCCGTGGTCAACCGCACCTACCGGGTGGAGGAGCGGTCGACGATCGACGTCCGGATCCTCGACGGCGAGCATCTGCTGTGGAGTTCGTTCGCGATCAACGAGGTCACCATTGAGAAGGCGGCACGCGAGCGGATGCTCGAGCTGATGGTGGAGATCGACGGGCGGCCGCTGTCCCGCTGGTCCTGTGACGGTGTGCTGGTGTCGACTCCTACCGGTTCCACGGCGTACGCGTTCTCCGCCGGCGGGCCGGTGATCTGGCCGGGGGTCGACGCCATGCTCGTAGTGCCGCTGAGTGCGCACGCCCTGTTCGCCCGGCCGATGGTGCTGAGTCCCCGCTCCCGGGTGCTGATCGAGATGTTGGACGGGATGGCTCCCGAAGCCGTCGTCTGGTGCGACGGACGCCGGTCGACCATTCTGCGTCGGGGCATGCGGGTCGAGGTGGTCCAGGGCAGGCACCGGTTGCGGCTGGCCAGGCTGTCCGAGGCTCCGTTCACCGACCGGTTGGTGCACAAGTTCGGGCTCCGGGTCGAGGGCTGGCGGGGTGCCGCCCAACTCAGGCATCAAGCAGCGCGTGACGCCGCGGCCCGGTCACCCGAGGCAGGACGGACGAGTGACGGACGGGAGAGTGGACAGCCCGACGGACAGGACGGGTAG
- a CDS encoding TlyA family RNA methyltransferase, which translates to MSGRLDVELATRGLARSRSHARSLIDNGRVLVNGRSAAKASLAVDDHDRLELTEADPYVSRAAYKLLGALDDLGVDVPPLALDAGASTGGFTQVLLHRGCRQVIAVDVGHDQLDPVLRNDPRVTSYEGLNLRDLDPEAIGGRPVDLVVADVSFISLTLLLGPLTSVIKPDGRLLTMIKPQFEVGRELLGKGGVVRAARLREQAVRSVIHAAAALGWWPQDAVPSRVPGPAGNVEYFVLFGHADGDDDPAGDAAGSEVMARLFHAQSP; encoded by the coding sequence GTGAGTGGCCGGCTGGATGTCGAGCTGGCAACCCGCGGCCTGGCCAGATCGCGGAGCCACGCACGATCACTGATCGACAATGGCCGGGTGCTGGTCAACGGGCGATCCGCGGCGAAGGCATCGCTGGCTGTCGACGATCATGACCGGCTGGAGCTGACCGAAGCCGATCCGTACGTCTCGAGGGCGGCGTACAAACTGCTCGGCGCACTGGATGATCTTGGTGTCGACGTGCCACCGCTCGCCCTCGACGCCGGTGCTTCCACCGGCGGCTTCACGCAGGTTCTGCTGCACCGCGGCTGTCGGCAGGTGATCGCCGTCGACGTCGGACATGACCAGCTCGACCCTGTGCTGCGCAACGATCCGCGAGTCACGTCCTACGAGGGCCTGAATCTGCGTGATCTTGACCCGGAGGCGATCGGTGGACGACCGGTGGACCTGGTCGTCGCCGACGTGTCGTTCATCTCGCTGACCCTGCTGCTCGGACCACTGACCTCGGTGATCAAACCCGACGGCCGGCTGCTGACCATGATCAAGCCGCAGTTCGAGGTCGGCCGTGAGCTTCTCGGCAAGGGTGGCGTCGTCCGGGCCGCCCGGTTGCGCGAGCAGGCGGTGCGCTCGGTGATCCACGCTGCCGCAGCCCTGGGCTGGTGGCCGCAGGACGCAGTACCGAGCCGAGTTCCCGGACCCGCGGGAAACGTCGAGTACTTCGTGCTGTTCGGCCATGCCGACGGCGACGACGACCCGGCGGGCGACGCCGCAGGCAGCGAGGTCATGGCCAGGCTGTTCCACGCGCAGTCGCCCTAA
- a CDS encoding polyhydroxyalkanoate synthesis protein PhaF, whose product MSNDDESRRGARLGQTVPGYSALAEAFGAAIDGASRMTRNRAKQLAERLLNQAGLDNVDLGEAASEAGARINQLAEEIIAARKANQALLQRTITAELEKSLTRLGLARADEVSALRDEVAQLRNDLAVVKSAAQTAAPAARTEAKKTAATATKKAAAKKTTAPKTAAKKATTKTAAKNTTAGAPTRKSAGAQKAARKTTGAGS is encoded by the coding sequence ATGAGCAACGACGACGAGTCACGCCGGGGAGCAAGGCTCGGGCAGACGGTGCCCGGGTATTCCGCACTCGCCGAGGCGTTCGGCGCGGCGATCGACGGGGCGTCCAGGATGACCCGCAACCGCGCCAAGCAGCTGGCCGAGCGGCTGTTGAACCAGGCCGGTCTGGACAATGTTGATCTTGGTGAGGCGGCATCCGAGGCCGGTGCCCGGATCAACCAGTTGGCCGAGGAGATCATTGCCGCCCGAAAGGCCAACCAGGCTCTGTTGCAGCGGACGATCACCGCCGAGCTGGAGAAGTCGTTGACCCGGCTGGGACTGGCCAGGGCCGACGAGGTCTCCGCGCTGCGGGATGAGGTCGCCCAACTGCGGAACGATCTTGCCGTGGTGAAGAGCGCTGCCCAGACCGCGGCTCCTGCCGCCAGGACCGAGGCCAAGAAGACCGCCGCGACGGCCACCAAGAAGGCTGCGGCCAAGAAGACCACGGCCCCGAAGACCGCTGCCAAGAAGGCCACGACGAAGACCGCGGCCAAGAACACCACCGCCGGAGCACCTACCCGGAAATCAGCAGGAGCGCAGAAGGCGGCTCGGAAGACCACCGGGGCCGGGTCGTGA
- a CDS encoding IS481 family transposase — translation MSHVNAVLTPTGRLRLARLIVDQGWPLRRAAERFGVSVTTAKRWADRYRSDRAAGAAGLRDRSSRPRVSPGRTPTRIERRVVGLRVSRRWGPARIAYRLGLVVSTVHKILRRYGCPLLTFTDPATGTRIKTGRTKINSYVHQAPGDLIHVDIKKLGRIPDGGGWRVVGRVQGQKNTRRGKIGYWYIHNAVDDHTRLGYSELLTDEKKETAAAFWQRANSYFASAGIVVKRVLTDNGSCYRSKLFAAALGEDIKHKRTRPYRPQTNGKVERFNRTMLQEWAYAQPYSSEAERAACFTDWLHTYNHHRGHTALDGKSPADLVPNLRGQNS, via the coding sequence GTGTCCCACGTTAACGCTGTTCTGACCCCGACTGGTCGTCTGCGGCTGGCCCGGCTGATTGTCGATCAGGGTTGGCCGTTGCGCCGGGCCGCGGAGCGGTTCGGGGTATCGGTGACAACGGCAAAACGGTGGGCTGACCGGTACCGTTCCGATCGGGCCGCGGGGGCCGCGGGATTGCGGGATCGATCGTCCCGCCCGCGGGTGTCGCCGGGGCGGACGCCGACCAGGATCGAGCGCCGGGTGGTCGGCTTGCGGGTCTCGCGCCGGTGGGGGCCGGCCCGGATCGCCTACCGGCTGGGGCTGGTGGTCTCCACCGTGCACAAGATCTTGCGTCGCTACGGCTGTCCACTGTTGACGTTCACCGACCCGGCGACCGGGACCCGGATCAAGACCGGCCGCACCAAGATCAACTCCTATGTCCACCAGGCGCCGGGAGACCTCATCCATGTCGATATCAAGAAACTGGGCCGGATCCCCGACGGCGGCGGCTGGCGCGTCGTGGGTCGGGTTCAGGGTCAGAAGAACACCCGTAGGGGAAAGATCGGCTACTGGTACATCCATAACGCTGTCGATGATCACACCCGGCTCGGCTACAGCGAGCTGCTGACCGATGAGAAGAAGGAGACCGCGGCCGCGTTCTGGCAGCGGGCCAACAGTTACTTCGCCTCAGCAGGCATCGTGGTCAAACGCGTGCTGACCGATAACGGCTCCTGCTACCGCTCCAAGCTGTTCGCCGCAGCCCTGGGCGAAGACATCAAACACAAACGCACCCGGCCCTACCGGCCCCAGACCAACGGAAAAGTGGAGAGATTCAACCGCACCATGCTGCAGGAATGGGCCTACGCCCAACCCTATTCATCCGAAGCAGAACGCGCCGCCTGCTTCACCGACTGGCTCCACACCTACAATCACCACCGCGGACACACCGCACTCGACGGCAAGTCACCAGCCGACCTCGTACCTAACCTCCGTGGACAGAACAGCTAG
- a CDS encoding HAD-IIA family hydrolase, protein MLIDRYDAVLFDLDGVLYLGPDPVAGAPEAVTGLQEHGVRVGFVTNNAARTPEVVAEQLRGFGIRCTEQDVVTSAQAGARVLFERFGPGARVLAVGGDGLQQALSDFGLVAVSSADDKPLAVIQGYDPELSWELITEAALAIRRGALWVATNTDPTRPTERGLVPGNGAAVAAVRTAVETDPLVAGKPERPLLEETLRRLGSRRPIFVGDRIDTDIAGAGNLDLDSMLVLTGAHGPVQLFSAIGLERPTHIGLNAGDLLAGERVARQAGEDRIAVGSIEANLDHQHVALSREPSDDELVDAIWAATRLCWQCADGELPVDAFDLADRLTTRVRALLGDG, encoded by the coding sequence GTGCTGATTGATCGCTACGACGCCGTTCTGTTCGACCTGGACGGAGTTCTGTATCTCGGTCCGGATCCCGTCGCCGGCGCACCGGAGGCCGTGACGGGCCTGCAGGAACACGGCGTACGCGTCGGGTTCGTCACCAACAACGCCGCCCGCACGCCGGAGGTCGTCGCCGAACAACTGCGCGGCTTCGGCATCCGCTGTACCGAACAGGACGTCGTCACCTCCGCCCAGGCCGGCGCGCGTGTGCTGTTCGAGCGGTTCGGTCCCGGTGCCCGCGTGCTCGCCGTCGGCGGCGACGGTCTGCAGCAGGCGTTGTCCGATTTCGGTCTCGTTGCGGTGAGCAGCGCCGACGACAAGCCGCTGGCGGTGATCCAGGGCTACGATCCCGAGCTCAGCTGGGAGTTGATCACCGAGGCGGCACTGGCCATCCGGCGCGGGGCGCTCTGGGTCGCCACCAACACCGATCCGACCCGGCCGACCGAACGCGGTCTGGTGCCGGGCAACGGTGCGGCGGTGGCCGCGGTGCGCACCGCCGTCGAGACCGATCCGTTGGTGGCGGGCAAACCCGAACGCCCGCTGCTGGAGGAGACCCTACGGCGGCTCGGCAGCCGGCGGCCGATCTTCGTCGGTGACCGGATCGACACCGACATCGCCGGTGCCGGCAATCTCGATCTGGATAGCATGCTGGTGCTCACCGGCGCCCACGGCCCGGTCCAGCTGTTCTCGGCGATCGGCCTCGAACGCCCCACCCACATCGGGTTGAACGCCGGTGATCTTCTGGCCGGGGAACGCGTGGCCCGGCAGGCTGGCGAGGACCGGATCGCGGTCGGCTCCATCGAGGCCAACCTTGATCACCAACACGTCGCGTTGTCCCGGGAACCGTCCGACGACGAACTGGTCGACGCCATCTGGGCGGCGACCCGGTTGTGCTGGCAGTGCGCCGACGGTGAACTCCCGGTCGACGCCTTCGACCTCGCCGATCGCCTGACGACGCGGGTTCGTGCGCTGTTGGGCGACGGCTAG
- a CDS encoding DeoR/GlpR family DNA-binding transcription regulator has product MYPPQRQQAITDLLLAGRSRVTIAAIADRLEVAPETVRRDLEVLERRGVVRRVRGGAELVESVPFEQALAARHADQRAEKQLIATAVIAELPTDGVVVLDSGSLTFVIAEKLPDDRPLTIVTNNLPAAAILADRPQLTVITLPGMIRGLTQAAVDGWTSRRLETLSADLAIVGVNGLTADLGLTTTNPEEAAVKRAMLLAARRRLVPVVSAKLGRNSFCSFAAVSETDKIITDPGADPELLGELRGAGPEVQVAGT; this is encoded by the coding sequence ATGTACCCGCCGCAGCGACAGCAGGCCATCACCGACCTTCTGCTGGCCGGTCGTTCCCGGGTGACCATCGCCGCCATTGCCGACCGGCTCGAGGTGGCGCCTGAGACGGTGCGTCGTGATCTTGAAGTGTTGGAACGGCGCGGGGTCGTCCGCCGGGTCAGGGGTGGCGCCGAACTGGTCGAGTCCGTGCCCTTCGAACAGGCGCTGGCCGCCCGGCACGCCGATCAGCGGGCGGAGAAACAGTTGATCGCGACCGCGGTGATCGCGGAGTTGCCGACGGACGGGGTCGTCGTACTGGATTCCGGCTCGCTCACCTTCGTGATCGCGGAGAAGCTGCCCGATGACCGACCGCTGACGATCGTGACCAACAACCTGCCGGCCGCAGCGATCCTCGCCGATCGCCCGCAGTTGACCGTGATCACGCTGCCGGGCATGATCCGCGGTCTGACCCAGGCTGCGGTCGACGGCTGGACGAGCCGGAGGCTGGAGACGCTGAGCGCCGACCTGGCGATCGTCGGTGTCAACGGGCTGACTGCTGATCTTGGACTGACCACGACGAATCCGGAGGAGGCGGCCGTCAAACGCGCCATGTTGCTCGCGGCTCGACGACGGCTGGTGCCGGTCGTGTCGGCCAAGCTGGGCCGGAACTCGTTCTGCAGCTTCGCCGCGGTCAGCGAAACGGACAAGATCATCACCGATCCGGGAGCCGATCCGGAGTTGCTCGGTGAGCTTCGCGGCGCCGGCCCGGAAGTGCAGGTCGCCGGCACATGA